The nucleotide sequence GACGGCGTGCCGAAGCGCAGCCCCGATCGGGTCACGGTGGCGCCGGCCGCCCGCGCCATCCCGAAGTCGATCACCTTGACCTGCGGCCCGGGCGGCCGCCGGGTCGGCGTCGAGGACCCGGGCCACCTGCGGGCTGTCGACGCGCCGGGCGGCCTCGACCTCGCGGCGGAAGCGGGCCGCGAAGGCCGGGTCGCCGGCGGGCTCGGGCCGGATCGCCTTGACGGCGGCGAGCCGCCCGCCGCGGCGCTCCCGGCCCAGGAAGGCCACGCCCATACCGCCCTGCCCGAGCCGGCCCAGCAGCTCGTAGGGGCCGAGCCGCCGGGGGGCCGCCCGGCGCCCTGGCCTGCAGCCGACCGTCCATCTCCGCCTCCCGCCGCGTCACGTCCTGGCGGGTCCGACGCCAGGGCGTCGGCGCGGCCGTGCCCTCGGCCGGCAGGGGGATTCCGCCACTCCCTCCGGCGGGGGAGCCGGCGGCCGGCGTCAGGGCTGGTGGAAGCGGCCGGCCAGCGAGAAGGCGAGCCAGGGGCGGCGGCCCCAGGCCAGCAGCCTGCCCCGGGCGATCGCCGGCCACTGCGAGCGGCGCTTGTAGAGGACCAGCAGCAGGGCGACCGGCTCGGCGGAGATCGTCACGTCGGGCCGGCGGCCGTCCGCCTCCACCTGGAGGCGGCCGTCGCGGAAGGACCAGACGTGGGTGCCCTGGCCGCGCAGGCGCAGGGCGTAGGTGGCGGTCAGGCGGCGGGCCCGTTCGGGGTCGACCCAGCCGGGGAGGATCGGCTCGACCCCTTCGACGACCAGCTCGGCGTCGGCCGGGTCGATCGGCCAGGGCCGGCCGGTGGCGCGGGCGATGTCCCAGCCGTGGACGAGCAGCTCGCCGAGCAGGATCCCGAGGCCGGTGTCGGCCCGCACCTCCTCGCCGCCGTGGAAGCGGAACGAGGGCGGCGGGTCGCCGTAGGACCGGACCTGGGCGACCAGGGTGGCGACGTCCCGGTCGATCCTCGCCCCCAGCTCCTCCATGGCGACGCCGCCGAGCACCTCGATCGAGCGCTGGTTGATGCCGGCCAGGTCCGCCGGGCGCTCCGCCCAGGTGCCGCCGCCCTCGGGCCCCTCGGCGTAGCGGGTGACCACGGACGCCACGTGGGCGGTGACGTCCTGGATCGTCCACTCCGTCCCCGGGACCTTGGCGTTGGGGTAGTGGGCCGAGACGGCCATGTCCCGGAACCGGGCGGCGGCGCGGCCGAGGGCGGGCTCGACCCGGTCGAGGTAGGCGACGGCGGCGGCCATGCGATCCCTCCCCTGCGCTCCGAACCGCGGCAGCAGCAGCGTACCGCCCGGTCGGGCAAGATGGACCGGCCATGCTTGGACTGACAGGAGGGGACGTGAAGGGGCTCAGGGTCGGGATGCTCGGGTGCGGGGCCGTGGGGACCGGGGTGGCCAGGCTCCTGGTCGAGCACGCCCGGCCGGTGCGGGACCGGGCCGGCGTGCCGATCGAGCTGCAGCGGGTGGCGGTGCGGGACGTGACCCGCAAGCGCGACCCGGCCGTCGACCCGACGCGCGTCAGCGGGGACGCGGCCGCCGTGGTCGCCGACCCCGAGGTCGACGTGGTCGTCGAGGTGATGGGGGGGATCGAGCCCGCCCGCTCGCTGATCCTGGAGGCCATCCGGCTCGGCAAGCCGGTGGTCACGGCCAACAAGGAGCTGCTGGCCACCCACGGCGGCGAGCTGTTCGACGCCGCCGACGCTGCCGCGGTCGACCTCAAGTTCGAGGCCTCGGTCGGCGGGGCCATCCCGATCGTCGCCCCCCTGAAGGAGTCGCTGGCCGGGGACCGGGTGCGGCGGGTGCTGGGGATCGTGAACGGCACCACCAACTACGTGCTCTGGCGGATGGCCTCCACCGGCGCCGGCTACGCCGAGGCCCTGGCCGAGGCGACCGAGCTGGGCTACGCCGAGCCCGACCCGAGCGCCGACGTCGAGGGCTTCGACGCCGCCGCCAAGTGCGCCATCCTGGCCAGCCTGGCCTTCAACACCAGGGTGGTGGCCGGCGACGTCTACCGTGAGGGCATCACCGACGTGACCGCGG is from Actinomycetota bacterium and encodes:
- a CDS encoding maleylpyruvate isomerase family mycothiol-dependent enzyme yields the protein MAAAVAYLDRVEPALGRAAARFRDMAVSAHYPNAKVPGTEWTIQDVTAHVASVVTRYAEGPEGGGTWAERPADLAGINQRSIEVLGGVAMEELGARIDRDVATLVAQVRSYGDPPPSFRFHGGEEVRADTGLGILLGELLVHGWDIARATGRPWPIDPADAELVVEGVEPILPGWVDPERARRLTATYALRLRGQGTHVWSFRDGRLQVEADGRRPDVTISAEPVALLLVLYKRRSQWPAIARGRLLAWGRRPWLAFSLAGRFHQP
- a CDS encoding homoserine dehydrogenase; this encodes MLGLTGGDVKGLRVGMLGCGAVGTGVARLLVEHARPVRDRAGVPIELQRVAVRDVTRKRDPAVDPTRVSGDAAAVVADPEVDVVVEVMGGIEPARSLILEAIRLGKPVVTANKELLATHGGELFDAADAAAVDLKFEASVGGAIPIVAPLKESLAGDRVRRVLGIVNGTTNYVLWRMASTGAGYAEALAEATELGYAEPDPSADVEGFDAAAKCAILASLAFNTRVVAGDVYREGITDVTAADILAARRMGYTVKLLAIAEEIDGEVSARVHPAMVPDAHPLAGVTEAYNAVFVEGDAVGQLMFYGRGAGGRPTGSAVLGDLVAVARARSQGARGVGCTCVYQRPVRGMDDVDTQYYVALDVADRPGVLAQVATVFAEHGVSIRSVLQRGKGEEAQLVLVTHLAREGAVQRVLEGLRGLPVVGNLASAMRVEGEEADEVLGW